The following DNA comes from Candidatus Schekmanbacteria bacterium.
ACAGATAATTATCAGTAAACTTTCTCGTGTCTTCTGCTATGTCATCAAGGCCTATGCTTTTAAGCTTTTCATAGGTAGGTAACCCGTTACTTTTATCCCATCCGCGGGCTGAATAATAATCATCGAGGATTATCTCAAATCTATCCCGGTCCAGTTTCTGTCCTTTTGATGAACCGCCGTCAGTAGGTTCGCGAAAAAATCTTTCAGGGACAGTATCATCCTTTCTCATAAAGCCTGCGGTGCGAGCACTGAACATTCTTTCAACATTATAGATTCTCTCCGTAGCAAGTTCCACGTCAGAAGCTGAGAAATCCTCGCCAGTAGCTAAAGTCAGCATCTCAGCAAAATCTGAAAAGGTAAACACCGAGTATCCTGCGCTTAATATATAAAAAATCTTACACAACCCCAGACAGTCAGGAACAGTTGTTATATCCTGTATCCATCTGACAGCCTTTCCTTTCCCCACGACACCTTTTGATTTTAGAGCTTCTTCTCCAAAGTTCTTTTTTATATATTCAACAGGCATCACATCATCTATGAGAAGTCCTCTCAGATGGTCTGCTCCCCTTGTAGATGTCGCATAGCCAAGCACTATCCCATGCTTTACCCTCATATCAGATGAAACACTCTGCCCTTTGATTGTATGGGCAAACTCATGAGATCCTTTGCCTATCTTCTGGGAAGCCCTTTCAACACCTTCAGATAATATGTCGCCTATTCCCTCCCGCTTTGCGATCTTTTCTATCAGCGTATGAACAGTCTTATAATTCCCCCAGTCAAGCTCAAGACCGTCAGTATCTTCTTTAGTGAGTATACCTCTCTGATAACATTCCATCGCAAAGGCTATGGTGTTGCCGGTTTCGATGCAGTCAACGCCAAGACGGTTGCTAAGAACATCAGCTTTCAATATCGCCGGGAGCGAAGCAACCTGCGGCTGCGTCCCCCATGACCAGAGGGCTGCAAGCTCGGGTCCCTCACCATCAAGCCCTGAAAACTCTCCCTCTTTCACATCATAAAGTCTTCCGCAACTGATGCTGCATCCATAACAGGATTTTACTTTTGTAATATATTTTTCACGCAATATG
Coding sequences within:
- a CDS encoding aldehyde ferredoxin oxidoreductase family protein encodes the protein MYGWTGKILIVDLSNRKVSIEDTDINLAKKFLGGRGLNSYFLYKEVKNRIDPFDPSNVLIFGAGPLAGTLMPASCRFTVTALSSTTGGHGDANSGGMFASEIKYAGFDNIIFRGKADKPVYLRIDRKGIFIEDAGELWGKDSWDTQAALRKKLGGEEYQIACIGIAGENLARVASVMHGLKRAAAKGMGAVMGSKNLKAIAVKGFKPLKVARSKEFADKALKILKSHIRGDMTLYGTTGGVIPEVKSGYSPASKNLQTTVFEGIKYIDPRILREKYITKVKSCYGCSISCGRLYDVKEGEFSGLDGEGPELAALWSWGTQPQVASLPAILKADVLSNRLGVDCIETGNTIAFAMECYQRGILTKEDTDGLELDWGNYKTVHTLIEKIAKREGIGDILSEGVERASQKIGKGSHEFAHTIKGQSVSSDMRVKHGIVLGYATSTRGADHLRGLLIDDVMPVEYIKKNFGEEALKSKGVVGKGKAVRWIQDITTVPDCLGLCKIFYILSAGYSVFTFSDFAEMLTLATGEDFSASDVELATERIYNVERMFSARTAGFMRKDDTVPERFFREPTDGGSSKGQKLDRDRFEIILDDYYSARGWDKSNGLPTYEKLKSIGLDDIAEDTRKFTDNYL